The window GGTCATTACATTCCAAAACTAATATCTGCAATCAGACTACAGATTCACCAGTTCACTTGGATGGTCCATCGGAGTAATATCAAAGTATGAAAAATCTATTTGctcaaaaaaaatatctttttcaattATTATCGTCATTTAATATGTAATAATCGTCGCCAAAAAAGTGCCAAAAGCGCATTACAAATTTGCGGAATACAACATATCGCCATTAACCACGACTTCTCCGACTACAAAATGTTTCAAACTAAAATTCCTGTGATGCAGAACCGATATCGCCTTTTCCCTTCCCTCCCTTACTGGGCAGTAAAGTCTGATGGATGTTTGGCAGAACACCGCCACTAGCGATCGTGACAGTTCCCAAAAGTTTGCTTAACTCTTCATCATTCCTGACAGCGAGTTGTATATGCCTCGGGACGATCCTGTTCTTCTTGTTATCTCTCGCAGCGTTTCCAGCTAACTCCAAAACCTAAACAAAATCCGTAAAAAATCAAATCAACTAACAAGGTAAGAAACCGCAATAGTTTCCAATAGAGAAGACGACAACATCACCAACCTCGGCAGCAAGATATTCAAGAACAGCGGCGAGGTAGACGGGGGCACCTGCGCCGACACGGTCGGCGTACTTTCCGTTCTTAAGGAAGCGGGCAATACGGCCGACAGGGAACTGGAGGCCGGCCTTCTGCGACCGAGAAACAGATTTAGAAGACTTAGCCTTGCCTCGGCCACCCTTCGCCGCTGCCTCCGAACTCATCTTCGGTTATCGAATCGAGAAAACCCTAGCGGCGAAGAAGCGCGATCGAAATGTTCGAGCAGGTTCGAGCCTCCACGGTGATGGCCCTGGTCGTCAGGGATCAATATATAAAGCGCGTAAGGGAAGGCTTTCGAGGAGGTCTTTGATCTGATTGGTTGAAGGGTTCGACACCAGATTGCCAAAGTGGAGCGTCTGGATTATTTTTCAGGCTCATCAGACCGTTGAAACGTGGCTCGTAGAGTTCGCCTCTAAGGCAGTTACCGCAGGATGAGGATCACCGTAGATTGAGGATCGTAGAAGATATGCGGATCTTAAAGCCCATGTACTTTTTTTTCTCGATAATATAATTCAATCCTAAAGACTAAAATCTTAGCCTAACCAGTAAACTAAaaattaacaataataaaaaacatGTGAAACGCAATATTACCCTACATATCTTATATTGCACatctcaaaaaaaatttaattttattttttttaatactatAACTGAATCCTgaacctaaagataaaattttattaacataatcgaaaattttaaaaaaattaaaacaattttgTCATGAACAATTCACAGCTTAAAAAATTCATGTATATATAGAGAGTTTTGATATTCTACACATCTTACTCCGTACACCCCATAAgcatccaaaaaaaaatttcgatttaaaatattttttatgtttaataATATAACTTAATCCCTAAATCATAAAGGCAAAAGCTTATTAAGATAACtggaagattaaaaaaataaacaaaaggatgaaaaaaaaactcaacgTTTCTTTGATTGTCTTGTGCCGCCCACATATGTcgctagggctgtaaatgaaccaagcgttcgtgaacaagcttggtgttcggcttggtaagagcttgtttatgttcgttcaatatacataagattaattaaacaaacaagcttgaacagctcgttaagctaaacaaacaaacttgaacacatatgtgctcagctcgttaacgttcgtgaacaacgttcgtgaacaatgttcacgaatcatatttattaataaaactcttttaatatgctaaataaataataaaataaaataaataaatttaaattatcaatcttaataactaatcaaacaattaaaagtttcaaacaatcaaacaaatttgaatcgagagcttgataacatctaaacgaacaaagctcaaaccaagctcaagccaagctcgaaccaagcccaagccaagctcaagccaagcttgaattgagagcttgataacatctaaacgaaccaagctcaagccaagcttcaaacaagctcaagcttataaaaaataaaccaagccaagcttgaacactcatttcaaaagcttggttcattttaagctcggctcggctcgattatcttatcaaacaagcttgaacaccccaaagctcggcttggctcggctcgtttacagccctataTGTCGCTCATGGATGTCGCTTAGGCTAAAATCCTCATGTGTGTGTATACACAAAAATGATACCCTCCACACTCTTAGGTAAACAATTATGGGGCATATCCGACATGGACAATCTGACGCAGCATTGTAGCAATTCTCATCTCTTTCCTCTCTTATTTGCatgcaacaaaataaaattttccttctcTCTCCTTTGATTGCATGCAACAACCACTATGGTACtggtttttaaaaatcaacactacAGTTTAAATACACCGTTGTCGtactatctttttttttaattagcatCAAGGTGTTGTTGATAAAAACAACACCAAGGTGTTGCCGATAAAAACAGCATCACCTTggtgttgttttttaaaaaacaccTTGGTTCATTAGTACTAGTTTTGAAAAAACAACACCAAAGTggtgttatttttaaaaaatagtatcACAGTAGTGTTTGGTATAATTAAGCTATGGTGTTGGTTTTTAAAAACCAGCACAACAATGGCAGATACATAGCGGTGTTTAGTGTAATTAAGCTATGGTGCTGTTTTTTAAAAACtagcacatatatatatatatatatataaaagatggcGCTAAGCGATCCTGAAGCTAAGAGCTGCGAACTTGTGCACATTACAAATAGAGTCAATAAGAACGTTAGAGTGAGAACCAGGAAAGGAGTCATTGACGTAGgtactccgacactcaagttagaacACTAGAGAGTGAATGGAGAAGACGATGATAGTAAAATAACAGTGTAAATACATGAGTGTGCGGATGCGTATGCATTCATGCGCGTACCTAGCCAATGGAGATGACCCcacctttttataccacctctcataacctccgcatTAATGAGGCGGCAGAAAATGTCTAGTGTTAGAGTATGTCGGGTGATGGAGTATATATGACAGCATTCCTATAAGCGGAGGAAGGCTCCATTGCATGCATATGTCAAAGTAATGGCATATTGCCTTGATATGATTCTCTGATAATGTTGTCTCTTAGAGAGAATCCGACCGGCTCTAGGTCGACTAGCTATAGACTAGGAGTCATGCTAATGTGGATAACTAGGCCCCAGATGTCAGACCGGCATTGGGGGCTGGGCGGATGTAAGGTAAGGGTCATACCCATGAGTGGGAAGCTGAGCCCTGTAGGTCCGACTAACTCTTGGGCCAAGTGAATATAAGTTGAGAACCTTTCATTTGAAGAAGTGGGGAGTTGGGCTCGTGGGTCTGATCGGCGCTAAGTCTTCTCGGGTTTAGTTGGGGATTCAGCATCCGCTTGGACAAGATATCCGGTTGGACTTTATGTTAGGGATTCATTTTGCACTCTGCCACTACATTTAAATATAGAGTTCGGTCCAGCAGAGCGATGTGCCTGGCTTGTCCGATCAACCCTTTGGTTTGATCGACCAGAACACTTGGCGGTGACACTTGACTTATTTCGGCATGGCATCAATATAACCCGAAGAGTTGACCTCTTCTCGACTTTGATCACCACATTAGCCTGCTTTCTTGACATCGAACCCAACTTCAAGGATCCCGCCTTACTCACTGTATCACTAGCCtcaccttcaagtctagtcgaaggtgttggatcgtgaaacgtcgatagagggggggtgaatatcgattcgaaaaaatagcgttaaaaagagttaagctcagcggaatttaaaaacaatagacacagtaatttttacttcattcggagcctgtgacgactcctactcgaaggcccgtactccgtgagtactttcgttgggcaattcactagcaattcgaaataatgattacaaagacagtacaaaaatgctaatgaaaattaaaacaaagctataccgacagaaagaaaaGCACAAGGACAAGggtgcgttgtcggagcttcgttagcgtcgttggagcgcagagcagcagagcaagcagtctatgAGTTCTGAGATGATTAATTgatattgaagctccacccctggggcttcttttatatgctgctccgggcgcctggatcccttccgggcgccctggtgcgacctggcaagtctaatcagcgaactccatgtggcgacgactcggcgtggataaaattcaccttcgggcgcccggacccctcttctccaaaaagtccttctcctgcaagaaaaggttagtccgaggcaaatatatcctgcaacatgttggtgcaatcgacctaggttttgatcggtacgatcatagttttgatgtgtgtgtcaaagagtttaagttaggttcacccttgtatctgatatgtgtatttgagttgtgcaggttcgcaggatacacatgcgactcaggttgatggcttcggatccggtgaaggatgaagcatccgagggaccgtggacaaggcagcgaggacaagggccgagggaagcaatttcaaggcatacgcaaaggatggcattggggacgagccgcaggcttgaatgcatccgagggacgagagccaaagaaagtatgcttgaaggttctgttaaagctgcaaaggaagcgtcaaaagagtcgtaagggtgagggtacgagtgcacgagagattgtactcggagcaaaagtataagttttagggtttactgtagcagtactgtagcagtcgactgcatgttttagcaatcgactgatgcagtcgactgcgcagtcgactgagCTCGAACAGAATGGTTTTGTTCGTTCGGtcggtgtggatcagtcgactgtaagttttagcagtcgactgcaccagtcgactgctagttttagcagtcgactggtaaatgaccgttggtgttggaaagtagccgttggctacctctaacggtaacaccagtcgactgatggttttgccagtcgactggtgccgagatgagttgatatgatgatcaactctctcctcttatttaagggaagctttggggcttgaaggaacttactcatgcttcttgaataactccttgtcattgcccaaagcttccaagtctactctcttcctcctaaacctaagttcatcattgtaaagaggaagagatcctttgtgagaggtttgctccaccgagaaggagaaagctctagccggagattgccggggattgatccaccgaaggatcaagggattgtccacctcaaggacacgccatggagtaggagcaagcaatctccgaaccacgttacatcaagcttgttagcgatttggtattctttctttattgttttcattagttagttgtatttccgcgtgtgcactaatcttttgtagagaagaaaagaagttgggggtgacctagctatccaaccccccttctagtcggccaccgATCTCTTACAAGTGTATCAGAGTgaggacgcccttcaacggactaatcgccgagaagagcatttcatcaaaatggccggctcaaatattcatccacccaaattcgaaggggacttctcatggtggaagaagaaaatggaggtatttttcaataccgattttgacattatgctaatcatgagaagtggttttgaagaacccaaggatgaatgcaatgagacaatcgacataacaagatggaccaaaaggcaaaaagaagagcatctagcaaattccaaggcaatgcatcacctactacatgttcttccacaacaagaagtaacaagaattcactacaagaaaaaagctaatagacaacgcttttaaagcgttgtctttgtgcctgaaaaagcgttgttaaaggcactgttgttaaaagtctgctcaacgacaacgcttttaaagcgttgtcgtttgtaacaaagacaacgcttttacaacgctttaaaagcgtagtcatgttttgcaaagacaacactattacaacgctttaaaagcgttgttatttttttacaaagacaacactttttgcaacgctttaaaaacattgtcgttttaaagaaaaaaataataaaaattatttaaaaatcattatttttatatttacaaaattattatttttcttttactatgTTCATATtcaaattttacatataatcagctcagctaatgatttcaaactcataccaaaataataaaattctgacattgaagtaatattagtatttacatgagaagctagtaaatatcaaaattaacactaattATGTTTCAAAGTAGATGGTGATATTCACATttaaaacaaaagagcacaaaataACTAGCGACCTTGAAACCAACAATTtgtttacttctactagctacacTCAAAAATTATTATCGGCTTGAGAACAGGACAAAGCAGTACAGTAATTACTAGCACAATACTGAAGAAGTAGCTAAGCTTTCTCAATCTATTACAGGAATAAGCAATTGGATTTTGTCTAGgatctttgtgagctttgaacagattgaacagttggcctgaaatataaacaaaaaattacagtcaatagtttgaaccaaaaaattacttctactagctattt is drawn from Zingiber officinale cultivar Zhangliang chromosome 1B, Zo_v1.1, whole genome shotgun sequence and contains these coding sequences:
- the LOC122054611 gene encoding histone H2AX; this translates as MSSEAAAKGGRGKAKSSKSVSRSQKAGLQFPVGRIARFLKNGKYADRVGAGAPVYLAAVLEYLAAEVLELAGNAARDNKKNRIVPRHIQLAVRNDEELSKLLGTVTIASGGVLPNIHQTLLPSKGGKGKGDIGSASQEF